In a single window of the Elaeis guineensis isolate ETL-2024a chromosome 8, EG11, whole genome shotgun sequence genome:
- the LOC105050004 gene encoding tRNase Z TRZ2, chloroplastic isoform X1 → MKSSGMPLSLNLSSSTTPFTPIPLSHCFQFVPHPSFPHRPVRLTGFEGVSGDRCRALAAKRMGFLSVIDRAMEEEEEYRRARAEVRRKGVDVEGYFIEGVSVGGHETCVVVPSLNAAFDIGRCPSRAVHQDFLFITHAHLDHIGGLPMYLATRGLYSLKPPTVFLPPCIKEDVEKLLEIHRTMSQTELKLDLVALDVGETYEIRNDLVVRPFRTQHVIPSQGYVIYSVRKKLRKQYAHLKGTQIKKLKLSGVEITDTILSPEIAFSGDTMSDFITEPRNADALRAKILITEATYLDEENDIEHAREHGHMHLFEILEHAQWFRNKAVILTHFSSRYKIEDIRQAISKLQPKLSAKVLALTEGFKSDYS, encoded by the exons ATGAAGAGCTCCGGAATGCCGTTATCCCTTAACCTTTCCTCCTCTACCACCCCCTTCACCCCTATCCCTCTCTCCCACTGCTTCCAATTTGTTCCTCACCCCTCCTTTCCGCACCGACCGGTCCGGTTAACCGGCTTCGAGGGCGTCTCTGGCGACCGATGCCGGGCGCTCGCCGCGAAGAGGATGGGGTTTCTGTCGGTAATAGACCGCgccatggaggaggaggaggagtacCGGCGGGCGCGGGCGGAGGTCCGGCGGAAGGGCGTGGACGTGGAGGGCTACTTCATCGAGGGGGTCTCCGTGGGCGGCCACGAGACTTGCGTGGTGGTTCCCAGCCTCAACGCCGCCTTTGACATTGGCCGGTGCCCATCCAGGGCCGTCCATCAGGACTTCCTCTTCATCACCCATGCTCATCTCGATCACATC GGGGGTCTTCCAATGTATTTAGCAACTCGTGGCCTATACAGTTTAAAACCTCCAACAGTATTTCTGCCACCATGCATTAAAGAGGATGTGGAGAAGCTACTTGAAATTCATCGGACCATGAGTCAAACCGAACTTAAACTTGATCTAGTTGCTCTGGATGTGG GAGAGACATATGAAATACGTAATGACCTTGTTGTCAGACCATTCAGAACTCAGCATGTTATACCCAGCCAG GGATATGTCATTTACTCTGTGAGAAAGAAACTGAGAAAACAGTATGCCCATTTAAAAGGCACTCAAATCAAGAAGCTGAAGCTCTCGGGTGTTGAG atTACAGACACCATATTATCTCCAGAGATTGCCTTTTCGGGAGATACGATGTCTGATTTCATTACTGAGCCTCGGAATGCAGATGCCCTGAGAGCAAAAATTCTTATCACTGAG GCGACTTACCTAGATGAAGAAAACGACATCGAACATGCACGAGAACATGGTCATATGCATTTGTTTGAG ATTTTGGAGCATGCCCAGTGGTTTCGCAACAAGGCTGTCATACTTACCCACTTTTCATCCAGATACAAAATTGAG GATATCCGCCAAGCCATATCGAAGCTGCAACCAAAGCTCTCTGCAAAGGTTCTTGCTCTCACAGAAGGCTTCAAATCAGATTATTCATAG
- the LOC105050004 gene encoding tRNase Z TRZ2, chloroplastic isoform X2 — MRRLVVPIVKEGGLPMYLATRGLYSLKPPTVFLPPCIKEDVEKLLEIHRTMSQTELKLDLVALDVGETYEIRNDLVVRPFRTQHVIPSQGYVIYSVRKKLRKQYAHLKGTQIKKLKLSGVEITDTILSPEIAFSGDTMSDFITEPRNADALRAKILITEATYLDEENDIEHAREHGHMHLFEILEHAQWFRNKAVILTHFSSRYKIEDIRQAISKLQPKLSAKVLALTEGFKSDYS; from the exons ATGAGAAGACTAGTGGTGCCAATCGtcaaggag GGGGGTCTTCCAATGTATTTAGCAACTCGTGGCCTATACAGTTTAAAACCTCCAACAGTATTTCTGCCACCATGCATTAAAGAGGATGTGGAGAAGCTACTTGAAATTCATCGGACCATGAGTCAAACCGAACTTAAACTTGATCTAGTTGCTCTGGATGTGG GAGAGACATATGAAATACGTAATGACCTTGTTGTCAGACCATTCAGAACTCAGCATGTTATACCCAGCCAG GGATATGTCATTTACTCTGTGAGAAAGAAACTGAGAAAACAGTATGCCCATTTAAAAGGCACTCAAATCAAGAAGCTGAAGCTCTCGGGTGTTGAG atTACAGACACCATATTATCTCCAGAGATTGCCTTTTCGGGAGATACGATGTCTGATTTCATTACTGAGCCTCGGAATGCAGATGCCCTGAGAGCAAAAATTCTTATCACTGAG GCGACTTACCTAGATGAAGAAAACGACATCGAACATGCACGAGAACATGGTCATATGCATTTGTTTGAG ATTTTGGAGCATGCCCAGTGGTTTCGCAACAAGGCTGTCATACTTACCCACTTTTCATCCAGATACAAAATTGAG GATATCCGCCAAGCCATATCGAAGCTGCAACCAAAGCTCTCTGCAAAGGTTCTTGCTCTCACAGAAGGCTTCAAATCAGATTATTCATAG